ACTAGTAGCTTACGAAAAGAAAATAATGCTTTTATCATATCAATGCATGAGAATAAACAAAACATTTCGAACAAAATCAAGTCAGGTTCTTCATAACATATAAGCATGAGTGAAATcataaaagaagaaagagaatgacAAGATATATTCATTCAAGCATAAGGACCAAAAATTAACAAGGTATGCATATACCACAAGTAATCTAATGAATCAATTCTCAAAGAAACCTTGATAACCTCAAAAAGCAAGAACTACATCCAATAAATTATTTAGCTTAAAGGTTTAATTCTAATCAAAACTTATGATTGCTAATACTCAATGAAAAAGTGTGAACAATTCACCTAAAAAGCATGAAAAAGATCCTAAAAgtaatgcattttatctttctaaattaaaattctttatgcacacttaaatcacacattaTCCTCAATGTGAAGCACGcacaaaattaaaatgaaaatgtgagatataagagaaagaaaaaggaaacacCAGAAGGTTTTTAGAATAGGCTTGTAGCCTCAAAATGATCTCTAAAACCTCTATATCTTGTTCTGATGGAGGTCTACAATTAAGGGAtaacttataatattttttgaGGAATAACATTGATAGTCTAGAAACCTAGTGGCTTTGGTTGAATATCTTTCTTAGCAAAGGAATTTTAGAAAACAAAAACCAATTCTCTTATCAAAACAAGGAAATTTGGTTGCTTGGATGAATTGTCTTTGGAAACATATGGGAAACCTGAGTTATTAACTCATTAGTATACCCAACATGAAAATCTAGGTCTGGAGGTTTAAGAAACGGTTTCAGAAAAAGGTTCCTCTATTAAAGACGAATTCATACAATTAAAATTATATGCATCTAAGATCCTAGTTACAACAACTTTTTGAATAATTAGAAGTAGCTTATTTGCAATAACTTCTTATTCAGTTCTACCTCAACAACTACACTATCTACTTCAGTCCACGCAAAAACATTTAAAACTACGAATTGAAATATTATAATTTCTAAGTATTACGACAACATCTATTTCAACACAAATATAACATTCACACCATTGCAGCAAACAAGATACTTTAAAGGTTCATAAAATTTAAGAGACTTTATAATGTCAATAAGGTACgaataaaaattgaaagaaaatctAGGGGATTTTGGAATTGGCATCCAAGAGCTCTTTTTCTCCCTCATTCTTATccatcttctttgtcttgacAAGGAGAAACCATACTCTGAACATAACCAAAAGCCTgtaaccaaaattcatgattgagATTTGGAATATACTCTGCATTATTATCTCTTATGTTATACTTGATAAACTCCAAATCCTCAGTTTTTACGAGCAAAAGGATGTCACCATCTTCAGACAAGAACATTGGCACGGGCTTAAAAAACAAATTATCACATCGAATATGCTCATACCTGATACTCAACCACCGAGTCCAAGACTCTTGAACTCCATACTCTCTCATTTTCCACATAACAAAATGAGTCATATTATGATCATGAGAAAGATACATGTGATTTTCTAGAACCTCGAGACTTGGCTCAAAGTGAGGCACCTTAGTAACACCCTCAGGAAGTGGCCGATATGTATATTTCTCCTTACTCATGTCAAAAGAAACAATAGCCAGCTGCTCGCGAGTAACATTGTCCCATTCATATTCGGGACCATTCATATTTTTAAGAGCTATCCAGTTAACACAACCACCCACAAATTGTCCCATGATTGGGTATAGCATAAGAGGGGAACAAGGGTCACACAAAATATTTTTGCAGCAAATATTTTTCATGCAAGAAACCCTTGTCATCATTTTCTGCTCTGTACAATCCCAATGCACCACCACTACCTAGCAAAGAGTGAAAACTAAAATTAACCCAAAGGGATCATACTTTTGAGATGAATTACGAAAATTATGCAGTCTTTCATTTTTCGTTAGATTAGTCAAATTAAATTGaataatttgttctttaaaTTGATCTCCATTGTTCATGATCTAATTAGACTTTAAGGTAATTTAAAGAAGGGATTGACTTGACCCAaaaaatacatgattttcacAATAAAGACTAACTTAATTTGTAAAATTCTCCTTGATGTTAGGGATAGTAAATCTGATTGCTTGAGTAAGTTAATCAAAGTCGTATTTTCTAGCTAAATCTTAAGTTTTCAAATGATGTCTCATTTTTCGTCCCATCATGGAATTCAACCATGGACACTATTTTCGAACATAAGACCTTGACCATTTAAAGGTCATCATCAGTGTAATTACTGTAGATATGATCATTTATATCATCAATTTTTCATAATATGAAATATCAATTTAGCCACAACAATTTAAAACATTGATTGTATTTCAGATATCTCTAAAGAAACAAGTTAATTTCA
This is a stretch of genomic DNA from Lotus japonicus ecotype B-129 chromosome 1, LjGifu_v1.2. It encodes these proteins:
- the LOC130719874 gene encoding F-box/kelch-repeat protein At3g23880-like, translating into MKNPRDDQILPLELLIEIFSWLPVKTLMQFACVSKSLKSLIFDDPSFAKLHLNRSPKSTHILLNTEDDPYKFENEDSWVVPCSVRCLMEDPSSVIDVEGCYHLKGNHLVIDSCNGLVCLGNFYDVGPIEDFWVQLWNPATHLMSKKSPTFHLSMRTSVDAPQGKVNLGFGYDSSHDTYKVVVVHWDCTEQKMMTRVSCMKNICCKNILCDPCSPLMLYPIMGQFVGGCVNWIALKNMNGPEYEWDNVTREQLAIVSFDMSKEKYTYRPLPEGVTKVPHFEPSLEVLENHMYLSHDHNMTHFVMWKMREYGVQESWTRWLSIRYEHIRCDNLFFKPVPMFLSEDGDILLLVKTEDLEFIKYNIRDNNAEYIPNLNHEFWLQAFGYVQSMVSPCQDKEDG